A portion of the Labilithrix sp. genome contains these proteins:
- the hemE gene encoding uroporphyrinogen decarboxylase: protein MNDRFLRACRREPVDVTPVWMMRQAGRYMPEYRALREKHSMLELCRTPELALQVTLQPMQLGVDAAILFADILLPLEPMGAPFSFEKGEGPVVHAPVRSHADVEKLVVIEPQEGLGYITQSITLLKKELPVPLIGFAGAPFTLASYLVEGGKSRDFQKTKKLMYGEPETWKLLMSKLAEVTRRYLHMQIDAGADAVQLFDSWVGQLGPEDYVEYVQPHVKHVLQDVMKRGVPVIHFGVGTQALIEHMKDAGGTVIGIDWRTPLAETWEKKIGHDRGVQGNLDSTVLFAPRAVAEKHAQRVLDQAAGRPGHVFNLGHGILPETPVDTVKAVVDYVHTHSAKK from the coding sequence GCGAGCCCGTCGACGTCACGCCGGTGTGGATGATGCGGCAGGCGGGACGGTACATGCCCGAGTACCGCGCGCTGCGCGAGAAGCACTCGATGCTCGAGCTGTGCCGCACGCCGGAGCTCGCGCTGCAAGTCACGCTGCAGCCGATGCAGCTCGGCGTCGACGCCGCGATCTTGTTCGCCGACATCCTCCTGCCGCTCGAGCCGATGGGCGCGCCCTTCAGCTTCGAGAAAGGAGAGGGGCCCGTCGTCCACGCGCCGGTGCGCTCGCACGCCGACGTCGAGAAGCTCGTCGTCATCGAGCCGCAGGAAGGCCTCGGCTACATCACGCAGTCGATCACGCTCCTGAAGAAGGAGCTGCCGGTGCCGCTCATCGGCTTCGCCGGCGCGCCCTTCACCCTCGCGAGCTACCTCGTCGAAGGCGGCAAGAGCCGCGACTTCCAGAAGACGAAGAAGCTCATGTACGGCGAGCCCGAGACCTGGAAGCTCCTCATGAGCAAGCTCGCCGAGGTCACGCGCCGCTACCTCCACATGCAGATCGACGCCGGCGCCGACGCGGTGCAGCTCTTCGACTCGTGGGTCGGGCAGCTCGGGCCCGAGGACTACGTCGAGTACGTCCAGCCGCACGTGAAGCACGTCCTCCAAGACGTGATGAAGCGCGGCGTCCCCGTCATCCACTTCGGCGTCGGCACGCAGGCGCTCATCGAGCACATGAAGGACGCGGGCGGCACCGTGATCGGCATCGACTGGCGCACGCCGCTCGCGGAGACGTGGGAGAAGAAGATCGGCCACGACCGCGGGGTCCAGGGGAACCTCGACTCGACGGTCCTCTTCGCGCCGCGGGCGGTCGCGGAGAAACACGCGCAGCGCGTGCTCGATCAGGCCGCGGGGCGCCCCGGTCACGTCTTCAACCTCGGTCACGGCATCTTGCCCGAGACGCCGGTCGACACCGTGAAGGCCGTCGTCGACTACGTCCACACGCACTCGGCGAAGAAGTGA